Proteins encoded in a region of the Candidatus Gracilibacteria bacterium genome:
- the rseP gene encoding RIP metalloprotease RseP: MHFLLTVLAFLVIFSALILVHECGHFFMAKRQGIKVEEFGLGLPPRIWGKKWGETLYSFNWIPFGGFVKMLGEDAGRISLKRFNPKNFAHKTVWQRITVVVAGVVMNFVFAWLLFSIGFGVGMQPLIVTGDGLLASIASHQIKVVDGVLVDKVDEGSWAELNGFKEGDRILTVNELPISSMNMDTFLTLMDSDEGFTLNDKTFMPDAEFSSPGLAFDLLELPRVELISVEAGAPLQIGDRILSINGEAVFYAEDLAGMLAQANVGGSTHSVIFEFVRNGETQRVDWPLPVTRRVLISDVLSDSPAEEAGVLEGDLLLRVDGIEVYTAENALAIVEASELETVQYEVQRGVEVVILTMTRNEDTGLIGVYLSSVFESLNLPFSYYDGIETASILSIENVRYSWFDAPFVAFHEMKQVTWYTAKMTAGVFSKIFMTAQVPEGVSGPVGIAQMTGTHVDEGWVALIRFTALLSLSLGVINLFPFPALDGGRLFFLLLEGIRGKPVPAKFENWLHFFGFWLLIMVLFLVTFQDLGRLFAGFSKYFLIEIRYINFFNFF; this comes from the coding sequence ATGCATTTCCTTCTCACTGTTCTCGCCTTTCTCGTTATTTTTTCCGCGTTGATTTTGGTTCACGAATGCGGTCATTTTTTTATGGCCAAACGACAGGGGATTAAGGTCGAAGAGTTTGGGTTGGGATTGCCACCGAGGATCTGGGGAAAAAAGTGGGGTGAAACGCTTTATTCATTCAATTGGATTCCGTTTGGCGGGTTTGTAAAAATGTTGGGCGAAGACGCGGGACGAATTTCTTTAAAACGCTTCAATCCCAAGAATTTTGCGCATAAAACCGTGTGGCAACGTATTACCGTGGTGGTGGCCGGAGTGGTGATGAATTTTGTGTTTGCGTGGTTGTTGTTTTCCATCGGATTTGGTGTGGGCATGCAGCCGTTGATTGTGACTGGGGATGGGCTTTTGGCGAGCATCGCTTCGCATCAAATTAAGGTGGTGGACGGGGTTTTGGTGGATAAAGTGGACGAGGGATCTTGGGCCGAATTGAATGGATTTAAGGAAGGAGATCGGATTTTAACGGTGAATGAATTGCCGATTTCGAGTATGAATATGGATACTTTTTTGACGTTAATGGATTCGGACGAGGGTTTTACATTGAATGATAAAACGTTCATGCCGGATGCGGAGTTTTCTTCTCCTGGATTGGCGTTTGATTTGCTTGAATTGCCTCGGGTGGAATTGATCTCAGTGGAGGCGGGAGCTCCTTTGCAGATCGGGGATAGGATTCTTTCCATCAATGGGGAAGCGGTTTTTTACGCAGAGGATTTGGCCGGGATGTTGGCACAGGCGAATGTGGGGGGCTCGACTCACAGCGTTATTTTTGAATTTGTTCGAAACGGGGAAACTCAACGTGTCGATTGGCCGCTGCCCGTGACCCGTCGGGTTTTGATTTCGGATGTGCTTTCAGATTCTCCGGCTGAGGAAGCGGGAGTTTTGGAAGGGGATCTTTTGCTTCGAGTGGATGGGATTGAGGTTTATACCGCGGAAAATGCGTTGGCCATTGTGGAGGCAAGTGAATTGGAAACGGTTCAATATGAGGTTCAGCGCGGGGTTGAGGTGGTGATTTTGACCATGACACGAAATGAAGACACGGGATTGATTGGGGTGTATTTGAGCTCGGTTTTTGAATCTTTAAATCTTCCTTTTTCTTATTATGATGGGATTGAAACCGCGTCGATTCTCTCGATTGAAAATGTTCGTTATTCTTGGTTCGATGCTCCGTTTGTGGCGTTTCATGAGATGAAGCAAGTGACGTGGTACACGGCCAAGATGACGGCGGGTGTTTTTTCTAAGATTTTTATGACCGCTCAAGTGCCGGAAGGGGTTTCCGGGCCTGTGGGGATTGCGCAAATGACAGGTACTCATGTGGATGAAGGATGGGTTGCCTTGATTCGTTTTACTGCGTTGTTGTCGTTGAGTTTGGGAGTGATCAATTTATTTCCGTTTCCGGCGCTCGATGGCGGGCGACTTTTCTTCTTATTGCTGGAAGGAATTCGTGGCAAACCCGTTCCTGCTAAATTCGAGAATTGGCTGCATTTTTTTGGGTTTTGGTTGCTGATCATGGTGCTCTTTTTGGTGACGTTTCAGGACTTGGGCCGATTATTTGCTTGATTTAGTAAATATTTTTTGATAGAGATTAGGTACATTAATTTTTTTAACTTTTTTTAA